TTAAGGTACCAAGAGACATCAGAGCCTCCCAGGTTTCCAGAAATTAAACTCAAATGCTTCAAGGCCCTTTGATATCGCTGCTCTAAACGTGGAAGAGATGCTTGGAAAACACTTTTTGGTCCTGAATTATTGAGTTTTAGAAAATGAGAGCTTAAGAGGAGTGCCCACACATGAAATCTCCCTGCAGAGGACAAAATCTCTTCGTCTCTCTGCCCTCCACGTCTTTCGGGCGAGCAGAATCCAGGAAACTCCCTCAGCAGATGACGTAGCGGACGAGGCGCGCGCCGCGGACTTCTCTGACCCGCTGGCAGTGGCGCAGGATGTTGAGGATCCTGTGGAAGCGCTTATCCACTTTCAGCTGGGTGAACTCCTTGATGTCGGCCTCCACGACAAAAAACTCGcctggaaaacagcaaaaaaaaaaaaaaaaaaaagccacctgaAACCAGGAGCAGACTGATTCCAAGGAAAGCAACACCCAGAAAAGTAGGAAGGGGGAAATAACGCGTTGCTCCTAAGATTGGAAGCGTGATATTATGAAACAAGAACTCTGCGTGcaatttctcccttttttttttgcccagaaTTCAGAGCAGCAACCTTCATCTTATTTGAAGGTGAAGCGAGGATTTCAAGGCTAAAATAAGCCACCGTTAGACcgaagcagagctgggctgcacAAAAACCCACCCAACCCAAGAATATTTAAAGGGAGAACGTTCTCGCCTTCTGCCCAGGGCAGGAATCGAGAGGCAGACACCGTAGTGCTGTTCTCCAGAGGAAAGGAACATCaaaaaaggagatttttaaGATGAGAGATTTGCTGTGCCACGTACATTTGGAGAAGCTCGCCCGTAAGCTGAGCAACAAAGACATCTCAGGGCGTTTTTGCTCATCTGTGCTTCACAGACGAGAAGGCTTCTTAAGATTTTCAGACAGCCCTGTCTCTTCCACAAAGCCACCTCAACGTGAGTGCTTTGCTAAGTTTCAGCTTGCTAAATTTTGGCTCTTTTTGCTAAATTTCAGCTCGGCAGAAGCGGCCAATGGGTTTTACAGCGGCTATTCCCTGTTCTCCTCCCCTTACGTCAAGGGAGGACCAGAAATTCCATGGCAAGGTGTTGTCGGTGCCTCCATAGggagtttttgttctttttcctttttgtttttcctgttttgagaATAAACCAGAGCAGATTTACCTTTCGTATCCTTCGTTTCCTCCCCCAGGAATCGGTGGTAGAGATTCCTGACCGACGCGTTCATGGATTTCAGAGGCTGGTGCAGGATCTTGTACTTGCCCACCACGGCCTTGTTGAGGTCTTGAACGACGGCGTTAATTTGATCGTACGTCAAGCGGCCTTTCATGTAcctgcaattaaaaaaacaatcaaagtCAGCAGCCAGAGAGTCAAAAACTTGAAGTTcttcacttatttttctttttattcagccTAAACTGAACGTGCTGCTCCTAGTTTGAGGCAGTTTCTGCTGCCTTGTGTTAATGAATAAACCTGGTGGTTCGTTAGAGCGCTTAATAacgctgcaggaaaaaaagccatACCAGATcttgaagcagaaagaaagaacattaGAAAGCCAaatcaagaaattaaaaaaaaaatatcctggcCCTAAACTTTCGGGAGCATTTCAAAAGTGGAATAAAGGTTGCATTTATAGCCTAACATTTAaactagaaacagaaaaaaatcaacctgCTTGGCAGAAAACAATGCAAAgataaaattgaaatgaaatgtttctgcCTAAGAGTGAAATTTGgttcactttaaaaataaaaattatgtaggATTATAACCTTGTAGGCATCCCTTAggtttttttgaagaaatatcagttttgttttctgtgtttcctcgttcccttgttttatttcagagaaatccttcccttgttttatttcatcagaAAGGAAAACCTCCATCTTTGTACGCTTTCCAAAGAATTTAAGGTAGATAATCAATTCAAAATTCAATCTTCCAGGAACCCGAAATCAACTCCAGTTCCAAACCGGATTGCCACAAAGTTATTTGTGGCCAGTTTTCAGCTTCGGGGATCTTTTGGTTAATCCAAAGTTGGAGATGCAACGATTTGGgtaaaaacactttattttcttgAGTCTTCTTGAGTAAAAGCAGCCCTCCTGCCTCTGAAATGTGGTCACAGGTGGTGTAACACAGCCTACTACCTCGGAATTACTCGGCCTATAGACATTAATTGCTATTTTTTGCTCTTTATGCACCCCTCAGCCTTTTTATGAAGTCCCAGGAGAATTTGTAGGCTGCGAAGACCACGGAATTAAGTCTAAAACACCTATAGTCGAGTTCCTACACTCCTACAATCAATAAAATAGCCTTAAAAAAGCCAGCAAACCTCAGCTCaccctgaagcagcagcagaaaggcaCGATTTATTTCCCTAAACCTATTTCTGCCTTGAATCCGTAGGTACAAAACCCAAAGCAGAGGGCTGTGTTCTTCAAAAGAACAGCCTAACAGCAGTCTGCCACAAAGatagagctggaaaaaaaaagagatgaagcTCCTAACGGCCAGCTCCCTAAAAAAAACGTTCAGGCTAAAAGAAATATTCCCCTAAGTTACTGTCTGGGAATTACAATGAAAGCACACGTGCTAAAAATACCTTCGGCGGTGAGAATTTGGAGAAAGAATTAAGCCAGCATTTTTGTTTGCCTCGAACTGAACGCTCAGACATCCACTTTgccatttcttttctccttcctcaaaaaaaaagtgtctttctGGAACGGATTTGAAGGCTAAAATAATTTGCAGGCTTCCCACCGTGCGAGAGTGTTCTGTTTGATCCAAGATCCTTCATGCCTGCGCCTAAGCACAGCACGTGCCTTTGTTAAATACCTGCTGCAGAGCTCAAAAAAGCCACGAAGCCACCGAAGACCGCATGAGCTGTGCTGCAAATCTTCCACTTTTAAGGATAATGAAGCACTTCAGGAGTTTATCAGGGAAGATAACGGCTTTTACTGGGGGTTAAAGCAATATTTGGCTGCGTCTGCTTCTTTAGCTCTTGATGAAGGCCAAAAATTGTCACGTTCCAGCTCTGTCCCTCCTAAATTCCATCAGAAGTACCCAACAAGTAAATCTGAAAGTTGAATTTCTTCACCCCTCTCAAAACAGACagagaaatcaaaagaaataaatcaatattttcACAAACCGATTGTCAAGGTCAACTAAAAACTgcctttttcatcatttttgcttttttgtgtaGCCGTACTGCATAAAATCACCTCTGGAGCTGTTGCTACGATGCTTCACACTGGAACGTTTAAAATTTCAACACATCTGTCAGTTACGAGAGCTCGTTTTCCCCCAAACCTCTGTTTTCTGGCCAAATTGACGTGCGAGGGAGTAAGAAAAAGAGGTGTTTACTCACGCGGGAACGCTTTCAAATTCTTCTGTGGTTATTAAAGATGCTTCTTTAATAAATCTTGGCTCCTTGGCAGGTTTTTTTGCGTGTTCAGGTTCTGCAGCTTTCATTTGGTCCTCGCTTTTCGCAGCCGGCCCAGCAATACTGGAAAATGAATGAATATTAAGCACATAAATAGCAGCTAAGTAGTAAGGGGAACACCAgtacattttctgtttattcacaGCCCCGAGTTCCAAGCCATCCGAGAGGCCGGGTGAATACAAATCACCATCTCTCCTAGAGGACAAAGAAAGAACTACAGCACACGCTCCCTTTTCAAACGGCACACTTCAGCTGACTTCATTAGGGCCCCTCGTTTCGCCGCCAGCAGGTGAATTGGAAGCAGCCCAAAGCAGTTAAAAATTCAATGTCCCGTTCCATTTCGCAGAATAGGAGGCCTCGATTCGTATCGGATGAAGCAGAGCGTGGAGCTCCAGTCTAACGGGCAGCTTTAAAGCACTTTGAGATGAGTTCAAGCCTTGGGAAGCCTGACTCATCCATTAATCTTTTGGAGCAAGGAAACTCGGGCCAGCTCTGCAGTGTTAAGGATGGTGAGTGCCACCTGCTGGACTCCCAAAAAGTCTGGTACATTAAATTGTGACAACAGAAGCTCTGCTCTGTGttgtttccatatttttttttccattattgtttccaataatgggaaaaaataaaaatcaggagaAAACTCAAAAATCAATACGTAAGAACCTCAGGGTCCTAAAAGTTCAGTTAGCTCCTGGGGAAAGGATGGGAGCTGTAGGACGCAACATCTCCACGCTCACCCACCACGTACCAGCTCCGAGTCAGTTTAGGCAGGTGGAGGGGAATGTTTTCGCGGAGGTGCTGGGCTTCACTTTGATCTCGCTCAGCAGACTTCTGGAGCTCCTGAAATTAACAGTGGAAACcatcagaaaactgaaatttcaATAATGTCATGCAATTAAAATTAGCTCACTATTAGGACAATGTTAAAGGAAATCTTAAGAGGTGTTTTTTGGTCTTTTCCCATTATTTTATATCTTTACTGCCTCATTTCCCAGGAGCAGCAAGTAAagctcaggaaaaacaaagctaagagagagaaaacacgAATCTCCCTGCCCTTGCCCTCAAAGTGTCAGAGAAATTTGAGCGGGCAGGAAGTATTTCACAATGTACCATGGCAGGTTTGGGTAGGGGAAAGGTGGTGGTGACTATAGGAAGAGATATGACAGGAAACTCATCTGCATTCCTcaaacactttcaaaaaaaacccacaacaaatGAAGGCACTGAAAACACACACTAAAACGGATAAATATATTCTAATTAATTCATTTGTGTATCTATTGCATg
This region of Anas platyrhynchos isolate ZD024472 breed Pekin duck chromosome Z, IASCAAS_PekinDuck_T2T, whole genome shotgun sequence genomic DNA includes:
- the SKA1 gene encoding SKA complex subunit 1, whose product is MASSDLEDLCFHINMKISTIKKTLQLRSIGQEPSFKSMLCKIGQEMVLLHDLLNKMEMEVQQQEKLKNLLKELQKSAERDQSEAQHLRENIPLHLPKLTRSCIAGPAAKSEDQMKAAEPEHAKKPAKEPRFIKEASLITTEEFESVPAYMKGRLTYDQINAVVQDLNKAVVGKYKILHQPLKSMNASVRNLYHRFLGEETKDTKGEFFVVEADIKEFTQLKVDKRFHRILNILRHCQRVREVRGARLVRYVIC